Proteins found in one Streptomyces sp. NBC_00461 genomic segment:
- a CDS encoding Ppx/GppA phosphatase family protein, with amino-acid sequence MRISVLDVGSNTVRLVVADAADGVPLPVHTAKWRLRLSEQVTPGSDIPEEAVEQLVGAVAEASRTAARWGAAGPLAFATAVVRSAPNRQQVLRAVRSRTGVGLCTLPGEVEAELTFLGARRWMGWRSGPLALMDIGGGSFEVAFGRGRVPDFVASLPLGAGRLTHEFFQGEDPPLPEQVRALRRKVRHQLRDVASRIRWEGPRTAVVTSRTFQQLGRLCGAAPGRRGPFVDRQLQRSDLRLAIDRLSVVSAVERSRLPGISAPRAQQSLAGALVAHTAMKLTGLTTVTICPWAIREGVLLRHIEDGASWWAEVNRLDEAPAPPDPVPLRVAAVGS; translated from the coding sequence ATGCGAATCAGTGTGCTGGATGTGGGGTCGAACACCGTCCGCCTGGTGGTGGCGGACGCGGCGGACGGGGTGCCATTACCCGTGCACACCGCCAAGTGGCGCCTGCGGCTGTCGGAGCAGGTGACGCCTGGGAGCGACATCCCCGAGGAGGCCGTCGAGCAGCTCGTCGGGGCCGTCGCCGAGGCGAGCCGGACGGCGGCCCGCTGGGGTGCGGCCGGTCCGCTGGCCTTCGCGACCGCGGTGGTGCGCAGTGCCCCCAACCGCCAACAGGTGCTGCGCGCCGTCCGGTCACGGACCGGAGTGGGCCTGTGCACGCTCCCGGGCGAGGTCGAGGCCGAACTGACGTTCCTCGGGGCGCGACGCTGGATGGGCTGGCGGTCGGGGCCCCTCGCACTGATGGACATCGGCGGCGGCTCCTTCGAAGTGGCCTTCGGGCGGGGCCGGGTGCCGGACTTCGTGGCCTCGCTGCCACTCGGTGCGGGACGGCTGACCCATGAGTTCTTCCAGGGTGAGGACCCGCCCCTGCCGGAGCAGGTGCGGGCGCTGCGGCGCAAGGTCCGGCACCAGTTGCGGGACGTCGCGTCGCGGATCCGCTGGGAGGGGCCGCGTACGGCGGTGGTCACCTCCCGCACGTTCCAGCAGCTGGGGCGGTTGTGCGGGGCGGCACCCGGGCGCCGCGGCCCGTTCGTGGACCGGCAGTTGCAGCGTTCGGACCTGCGGCTGGCGATCGACCGGCTGTCGGTCGTGTCCGCCGTCGAACGCAGTCGGCTGCCCGGCATCTCCGCGCCGCGCGCCCAGCAGAGCCTGGCGGGCGCGCTGGTCGCGCACACCGCCATGAAACTGACCGGGCTCACGACCGTCACCATCTGCCCATGGGCGATCCGTGAGGGTGTCCTGCTGCGCCACATCGAGGACGGAGCGTCCTGGT
- a CDS encoding methyltransferase family protein has product MRKEVAALGSTVFLFVAPGTVVVLLPWWLTGWRSGDWWPALRAAGLVPLIAGAVVLLSAYVRFVVEGLGTPAPVAPPEHLVVGGLYRYLRNPMYVAVIAAITGQGLLLARPVLFAYGACAGVAMWAFAKGYEEPALTRRFGAGYVRYRQGVPGWRPRLTPWRDD; this is encoded by the coding sequence ATGCGCAAAGAGGTGGCGGCCCTCGGCAGCACGGTCTTCCTGTTCGTCGCGCCCGGCACCGTGGTCGTGCTGCTGCCCTGGTGGCTGACCGGATGGCGGTCCGGCGACTGGTGGCCTGCCCTTCGCGCGGCCGGCCTGGTCCCGCTGATCGCGGGCGCGGTCGTCCTGCTGTCCGCCTATGTGCGCTTCGTGGTCGAGGGCCTGGGCACCCCGGCGCCGGTCGCACCCCCCGAGCATCTGGTCGTGGGCGGGCTGTACCGCTACCTGCGCAATCCGATGTACGTCGCCGTGATCGCGGCGATCACCGGCCAGGGCCTGCTGCTCGCCCGGCCGGTCCTGTTCGCGTACGGAGCCTGTGCCGGCGTGGCCATGTGGGCGTTCGCGAAGGGGTACGAGGAACCGGCGCTGACCCGCCGGTTCGGCGCCGGCTATGTGCGCTACCGGCAGGGGGTACCGGGGTGGCGGCCGCGGCTGACGCCCTGGCGCGACGACTGA
- a CDS encoding MFS transporter → MSQKTLTDDARPGAVEAQPAASAKRWWILAVVALAQLMVVLDATIVNIALPSAQADLGFSDGNRQWIVTAYALAFASLLLLGGRIADLFGRKTAFLVGVVGFAAVSALGGAANGFGMLVTARALQGAFGALLAPAALSLLNTTFTDARERARAFSVYGAIAGAGGAVGLLLGGVLTDAFDWRWTLYVNVAIAVVAFAGGWLLLTNHRDAENSKLDVPGTVLVAAGLFSLVYGFSNAETHDWGSALTWGFLIAGGVLLAAFAWWQTRTAHPLLPLRILLDRNRAASFLAVLISGGGMFGVFLFLTYYLQLNLGFSPTKTGVAFLPMVGALMVAAQLGTTLLVPRIGPKVVVPLGFAISAVGMAWLTGIGVGSGYVSAVLPQLIVTGLGLGLVMPPAMQLATGGVAAEDAGVASATVNAMQQVGGSIGTALLNTLAASAATDYLAGKDATSKLVQARATIESYTTAFWWSAGLFAAGAVIAFLLFRRGVPEQDADAAPVVHM, encoded by the coding sequence ATGTCCCAGAAGACTCTGACCGACGACGCCCGCCCGGGTGCCGTCGAGGCGCAGCCCGCGGCCTCGGCCAAGCGCTGGTGGATCCTCGCGGTCGTCGCCCTCGCGCAGCTGATGGTGGTGCTGGACGCCACCATCGTGAACATCGCCCTGCCCTCGGCCCAGGCCGACCTCGGATTCTCCGACGGCAACCGGCAGTGGATCGTCACCGCGTACGCGCTGGCGTTCGCCTCCCTGCTTCTGCTCGGCGGCCGTATAGCCGACCTGTTCGGCCGCAAGACGGCCTTCCTGGTCGGTGTGGTCGGCTTCGCCGCGGTCTCCGCGCTCGGCGGTGCAGCGAACGGCTTCGGCATGCTGGTCACCGCTCGTGCCCTGCAGGGTGCCTTCGGCGCGCTGCTGGCACCGGCCGCGCTCTCCCTCCTCAACACCACCTTCACCGACGCCCGTGAGCGCGCCAGGGCGTTCAGCGTCTACGGCGCCATCGCCGGCGCCGGTGGTGCGGTGGGCCTGCTGCTCGGCGGTGTGCTGACCGACGCGTTCGACTGGCGCTGGACGCTGTATGTGAACGTGGCGATCGCCGTCGTCGCCTTCGCGGGCGGCTGGCTGCTGCTGACCAACCACCGCGACGCCGAGAACTCGAAGCTGGACGTACCCGGCACGGTGCTCGTCGCCGCCGGTCTGTTCTCCCTCGTCTACGGCTTCTCCAACGCCGAGACGCACGACTGGGGTTCGGCCCTGACCTGGGGCTTCCTGATCGCCGGTGGTGTGCTGCTGGCCGCCTTCGCCTGGTGGCAGACCCGTACCGCCCACCCCCTGCTGCCGCTGCGCATCCTGCTGGACCGCAACCGCGCGGCCTCGTTCCTGGCCGTGCTGATCTCCGGCGGCGGCATGTTCGGCGTCTTCCTCTTCCTCACCTACTACCTGCAGCTGAACCTGGGCTTCAGCCCGACGAAGACCGGCGTGGCGTTCCTGCCGATGGTCGGTGCGCTGATGGTGGCGGCACAGCTCGGCACCACGCTCCTGGTGCCGCGGATCGGGCCGAAGGTGGTCGTCCCGCTGGGCTTCGCGATCTCCGCGGTCGGCATGGCCTGGCTGACCGGGATCGGCGTCGGCTCCGGCTACGTCAGCGCGGTGCTGCCGCAGCTGATCGTGACCGGTCTCGGCCTCGGCCTCGTGATGCCGCCGGCGATGCAGCTGGCCACGGGCGGGGTGGCCGCCGAGGACGCGGGCGTCGCCTCCGCCACGGTCAACGCGATGCAGCAGGTCGGCGGTTCGATCGGCACAGCGCTGCTGAACACCCTGGCGGCGAGCGCCGCGACCGACTACCTGGCCGGCAAGGACGCGACGAGCAAGCTGGTGCAGGCCCGGGCGACGATCGAGAGCTACACCACCGCCTTCTGGTGGTCGGCGGGCCTGTTCGCCGCCGGCGCCGTGATCGCCTTCCTGCTCTTCCGGCGCGGTGTGCCCGAGCAGGACGCGGACGCCGCACCGGTCGTCCACATGTGA
- a CDS encoding ArsR/SmtB family transcription factor — protein sequence MSDAALWTALADPHRRAIVALLLERPRPVGEIVEACGLSQPSTSKHLKVLREAGLVRVRQDAQRRVYALDPAPIAELDTWLAPYRALWNRSLDLLGRRLDETATDDPEETTPKD from the coding sequence ATGTCCGACGCCGCGCTCTGGACCGCGCTCGCCGATCCCCACCGGCGGGCCATCGTCGCCCTGCTCCTGGAGCGGCCGCGGCCCGTGGGCGAGATCGTGGAGGCATGCGGCCTGAGTCAGCCGAGCACCTCCAAGCACCTCAAGGTGCTGCGGGAGGCGGGCCTGGTGCGGGTACGGCAGGACGCTCAGCGTCGCGTCTACGCCCTCGACCCGGCCCCGATCGCCGAGCTCGACACATGGCTGGCGCCGTACCGGGCGCTGTGGAACCGCAGCCTGGACCTGCTGGGCCGACGCCTCGACGAGACGGCGACGGACGATCCCGAGGAAACCACCCCGAAGGACTGA
- a CDS encoding SRPBCC family protein: MAAEPTGTYLTLDDGRPAVRFSRIYDHPIERVWQFVTDAEELAHWFPSRAEIDPRPGGTITFSGDPHMPESTGRVLALDEPRHLSFEWGGDELRFDLEALDDKRTRFTLTNVLQAADTAARNGAGWEVCLAALDAKARGEHVGGPHAGAGAPWKEFYEEYVRTGMPSGAPVPGMD, encoded by the coding sequence ATGGCCGCTGAACCCACCGGCACGTACCTCACCCTGGACGACGGCCGTCCGGCCGTCCGCTTCAGCCGTATCTACGACCATCCGATCGAGCGCGTCTGGCAGTTCGTCACCGACGCGGAGGAACTCGCCCACTGGTTCCCGTCCCGAGCGGAGATCGATCCGCGCCCCGGCGGCACGATCACCTTCAGTGGCGACCCGCACATGCCCGAGTCCACGGGCCGGGTCCTCGCCCTCGACGAGCCGCGCCACCTGTCCTTCGAGTGGGGCGGCGACGAACTGCGCTTCGACCTTGAGGCTCTGGACGACAAGCGCACCCGCTTCACTCTCACCAACGTCCTGCAGGCCGCCGACACGGCCGCCCGCAACGGCGCCGGCTGGGAGGTGTGCCTGGCCGCCCTGGACGCGAAGGCGCGCGGTGAGCACGTCGGGGGGCCGCACGCCGGGGCGGGCGCCCCCTGGAAGGAGTTCTACGAGGAGTACGTCAGGACGGGTATGCCCTCCGGCGCCCCCGTCCCCGGCATGGACTGA
- a CDS encoding NHLP bacteriocin export ABC transporter permease/ATPase subunit produces the protein MTTAHEGDLVLGALGSMGTLVDCSGLNRLDLEGPQVLWLVAAGSLDLFAVDAGQQGHWHHLGRLEAGSLILGPVPGPQHTLVARPLRDCVVHRIGLRELYQTADTQTWSYDEYGNPQYVPPTTSPLEYALALGVGRSLSVLFQAPMATERAAEVTDDDVFWMQVPPGSVQYGSLYGAEAAADLLMDPAVWQSMVDQQYRLLTTLDRWIEQLERSHETRTAAGIKAGEAVRAQADQTLLASIGKSSGKRATAADADASYAACKLVAEAAGIQLAEPAQSGTESERLDPVELVAIASRVRTRAVRLDGRWWRDNVGPLVGHRALSGAPVALLWRRGGYVAVHPSTGRETPIEKANAEEFEARAVMFYRPLPERTLSPLRLLRFSMRGTGGDLASLLISGLVTVAIGALVPIATGKVLGEFVPRAQTGLIVQVCLAVMLTSVVAAAFMLLENLTILRMEGRIEATLQPAVWDRLLRLPTKFFTERSTGELASAAMGISSIRRLMAGVGPVVAQSVTVGAMNLGLLFWYSPMMALAAIGMLVVIAGAFLGLGLWQVRWQRKLVVLNNKLNNQAFQTLRGLPKLRVAAAENYAYAAWASEFARSRELQQKVGRIKNLTTVMGAVYLPLCTLLMFMLLAGPARGVMSAAAFLTFNTSVTMLLTSVTQLTGAFVSAVAALPLFEEIKPVLEATPEVRTASTRPGPLSGAIEARRLSFRYSDDGPLVLDDVSFAIRPGEFVAIVGPSGCGKSTLLRLLIGFDRPVSGSVLYDGQDLGALDQSAVRRQCGVVLQHAQPFTGSILDVICGTEPYTPEEAMAAAEMAGLAEDIKRMPMGLHTIVSGSGAVSGGQRQRLMIAQALIRRPRILFFDEATSALDNETQRMVIESTKALNATRVVIAHRLSTVLDADRVIVMEDGKVAQQGPPAQLLADTSGRLHELVRRQMA, from the coding sequence ATGACGACCGCACACGAGGGCGACCTCGTTCTCGGCGCCCTCGGCTCCATGGGCACACTGGTCGACTGCTCGGGCCTGAACCGGCTCGACCTCGAAGGCCCGCAGGTGCTGTGGCTGGTCGCGGCCGGCAGCCTGGACCTGTTCGCGGTGGACGCCGGACAGCAGGGTCACTGGCACCACCTCGGCCGCCTGGAGGCGGGCTCGCTGATCCTCGGCCCGGTCCCGGGACCGCAGCACACCCTGGTCGCCCGCCCGTTGCGCGACTGCGTGGTGCACCGCATCGGGCTGCGCGAGCTGTACCAGACGGCCGACACCCAGACCTGGTCCTACGACGAGTACGGCAACCCCCAGTACGTACCGCCGACGACGAGCCCGCTGGAGTACGCCCTCGCCCTCGGTGTCGGCCGCAGCCTGTCCGTCCTCTTCCAGGCGCCGATGGCGACCGAGCGGGCCGCCGAGGTCACCGACGACGACGTCTTCTGGATGCAGGTGCCGCCGGGCAGCGTGCAGTACGGCTCGCTCTACGGCGCCGAGGCGGCCGCCGACTTGCTGATGGACCCGGCGGTCTGGCAGAGCATGGTCGACCAGCAGTACCGGCTGCTGACCACCCTGGACCGGTGGATCGAGCAGCTGGAGCGCTCGCACGAGACACGGACGGCCGCCGGCATCAAGGCGGGTGAGGCGGTCCGCGCCCAGGCCGATCAGACGCTGCTCGCCTCGATCGGCAAGTCCTCGGGCAAGCGCGCCACGGCCGCCGACGCCGACGCCTCGTACGCGGCGTGCAAGCTGGTCGCCGAGGCGGCCGGGATCCAGCTTGCCGAGCCCGCGCAGAGCGGGACGGAGAGCGAACGGCTCGACCCGGTGGAGCTCGTGGCCATCGCCTCCCGTGTCCGCACCCGGGCCGTGCGTCTGGACGGCCGCTGGTGGCGGGACAACGTCGGTCCGCTGGTGGGCCACCGGGCCCTGTCGGGTGCGCCGGTGGCCCTGCTGTGGCGGCGCGGCGGTTATGTGGCCGTGCATCCGTCGACGGGCCGCGAGACACCGATCGAGAAGGCCAACGCGGAGGAGTTCGAGGCGCGTGCGGTGATGTTCTACCGTCCGCTGCCCGAACGGACCCTCAGCCCGCTGCGGCTGCTGCGGTTCAGCATGCGCGGCACCGGCGGCGACCTGGCGAGCCTGCTGATCAGCGGTCTGGTGACGGTGGCGATCGGTGCGCTGGTGCCCATCGCGACCGGCAAGGTGCTGGGCGAGTTCGTTCCGAGGGCACAGACGGGGCTGATCGTCCAGGTCTGTCTGGCCGTGATGCTCACCAGCGTCGTGGCGGCGGCCTTCATGCTGCTGGAGAACCTCACCATCCTCCGCATGGAGGGCCGTATCGAGGCCACGCTCCAACCGGCCGTCTGGGACCGGCTGCTGAGACTCCCGACGAAGTTCTTCACCGAGCGCTCGACCGGCGAGCTGGCCAGCGCGGCGATGGGCATCAGCTCGATCCGCCGTCTGATGGCGGGAGTCGGGCCCGTGGTCGCCCAGTCGGTGACCGTCGGCGCGATGAACCTGGGGCTGCTGTTCTGGTACAGCCCCATGATGGCGCTGGCGGCGATCGGCATGCTCGTCGTCATCGCGGGTGCCTTCCTGGGCCTGGGCCTGTGGCAGGTGCGCTGGCAGCGCAAGCTGGTGGTGCTCAACAACAAGCTCAACAACCAGGCGTTCCAGACCCTGCGCGGGCTGCCGAAGCTGCGGGTGGCGGCGGCCGAGAACTACGCCTACGCGGCCTGGGCCTCGGAGTTCGCCCGCAGCCGTGAACTGCAGCAGAAGGTCGGCCGCATCAAGAACCTCACCACGGTGATGGGCGCGGTGTATCTGCCGTTGTGCACCCTGCTGATGTTCATGCTGCTGGCGGGCCCGGCGCGCGGGGTGATGTCGGCGGCCGCGTTCCTCACGTTCAACACCTCGGTGACGATGCTGCTGACCTCGGTGACCCAGCTGACCGGCGCGTTCGTGTCGGCGGTGGCCGCGCTGCCGCTGTTCGAGGAGATCAAACCGGTGCTGGAGGCGACGCCTGAGGTACGCACGGCGAGCACCCGGCCGGGCCCGCTGTCCGGCGCGATCGAGGCGCGGCGGCTGTCGTTCCGGTACTCGGACGACGGCCCGCTCGTCCTGGACGACGTGTCGTTCGCGATACGTCCGGGCGAGTTCGTGGCGATCGTCGGCCCCAGCGGCTGCGGCAAGTCGACGCTGCTGAGGCTCTTGATCGGCTTCGACAGACCGGTCTCGGGCAGTGTGCTGTACGACGGCCAGGACCTGGGCGCGCTCGACCAGTCGGCCGTCCGCCGCCAGTGCGGCGTGGTCCTGCAGCACGCGCAGCCCTTCACCGGCTCCATCCTGGACGTCATCTGCGGCACCGAGCCGTACACGCCGGAGGAGGCGATGGCGGCGGCCGAGATGGCGGGACTCGCCGAGGACATCAAGCGGATGCCGATGGGCCTGCACACGATCGTGTCGGGCAGCGGTGCCGTCTCCGGTGGCCAGCGCCAACGCCTCATGATCGCGCAGGCGTTGATCCGCCGGCCCCGCATCCTCTTCTTCGACGAGGCGACCAGCGCCCTCGACAACGAGACACAGCGCATGGTGATCGAGTCCACGAAGGCCCTCAACGCCACCCGCGTCGTCATCGCGCACCGCCTGTCCACGGTCCTGGACGCGGACCGCGTGATCGTCATGGAGGACGGCAAGGTCGCCCAGCAGGGCCCGCCCGCGCAGCTGCTGGCGGACACGAGCGGGCGGCTGCACGAGCTGGTGCGCCGGCAGATGGCGTGA
- a CDS encoding NHLP family bacteriocin export ABC transporter peptidase/permease/ATPase subunit → MSTAQETRSRRRAAPPKRPVPVGRARTVRTPTVLQMEAVECGAASLAMVLGHYGKHVPLEELRIACGVSRDGSRASNLLKAARSYGLTAKGMQMDTAALAEVKTPAVLFWEFNHYVVYDGMGRRFGRRGVYINDPGKGRRFVPMEDFDGSFTGVVLVMEPGEGFTKGGRRPGVLGAMPARLRGTAGTMPAAVLASLLLVAVGAAVPALSRTYIDEFLIGGQTSLLGVLFASMGASVLLTIVLTWLQQANLLRGRIISSTLSSARFLRHLLRLPVTFFSQRSPADLVQRLQSNDAVAETLARDLAAAGVDAVVVVLYAVLLYTYDPQLTFLGIGVALLNIVAMRVVIRLRATRTAKLRADSARLTNTAYTGLQLIETMKATGGEDGYFRKWAGQHATTLEEQQRLGVPSAWLGVVAPTLAALNSALILWIGGMRAVEGGISVGLLVAFQALVTRFTAPITRLNGVAGRIQDFAADVARLKDVENFQADPLYGRPGAGDSTRRLHGHVELQNITFGYNPLDKPLLTGFDLTVGPGQQVALVGGSGSGKSTVSRLISGLYTPWEGVIRIDGRRLDDIPRGALAASVSFVDQEVFLFEGSVRDNVALWDPSIPDDAVVDALRDAALHDVVTRRPGGIHSKVEQDGRNFSGGQRQRLEIARALVRRPSILVLDEVTSALDAETEQVVMDNLRRRGCACVVIAHRLSTVRDSDEIVVLQHGTIVERGRHEELVTRGGAYAALVRER, encoded by the coding sequence GTGAGCACCGCACAGGAGACGCGGAGCAGGCGGCGCGCCGCTCCGCCCAAGCGTCCCGTTCCCGTGGGCAGGGCGAGGACCGTCCGCACTCCCACGGTGCTCCAGATGGAGGCGGTGGAGTGCGGCGCCGCCTCCCTCGCGATGGTCCTCGGCCACTACGGCAAGCACGTCCCGCTGGAGGAGCTGCGCATCGCGTGCGGTGTCTCCCGCGACGGCTCGCGCGCCAGCAACCTGCTGAAGGCGGCCCGCAGCTACGGCCTCACCGCCAAGGGCATGCAGATGGACACGGCCGCCCTCGCCGAGGTGAAGACGCCGGCCGTCCTGTTCTGGGAGTTCAACCACTACGTCGTCTACGACGGCATGGGGCGCCGCTTCGGCCGCCGCGGGGTCTACATCAACGACCCCGGCAAGGGCCGTCGTTTCGTGCCCATGGAGGACTTCGACGGCAGTTTCACCGGTGTGGTGCTGGTGATGGAGCCGGGCGAGGGCTTCACCAAGGGCGGCCGCAGGCCCGGTGTGCTCGGCGCGATGCCGGCCCGGCTGCGCGGCACCGCGGGCACGATGCCCGCCGCGGTCCTGGCGAGCCTGCTGCTGGTCGCGGTCGGCGCGGCCGTGCCGGCGCTCAGCCGGACCTACATCGACGAGTTCCTGATCGGCGGGCAGACCTCGCTGCTCGGCGTGCTGTTCGCGTCGATGGGCGCGTCCGTGCTGCTCACGATCGTGCTGACCTGGCTGCAGCAGGCGAATCTGCTGCGCGGCCGCATCATCTCCTCCACCCTCTCCAGCGCCCGGTTCCTGCGGCATCTGCTGCGGCTGCCCGTCACGTTCTTCTCCCAGCGCAGCCCGGCCGACCTGGTACAGCGACTGCAGTCCAACGACGCCGTGGCCGAGACCCTGGCCCGCGACCTGGCGGCGGCGGGCGTCGACGCGGTGGTCGTCGTTCTCTACGCGGTCCTCCTCTACACCTACGACCCGCAGCTCACGTTCCTCGGCATCGGCGTGGCCCTGCTGAACATCGTCGCGATGCGCGTCGTCATCCGCCTGCGCGCGACCCGGACGGCGAAGCTGCGCGCGGACAGCGCGCGGCTCACCAACACCGCTTACACCGGGCTGCAGTTGATCGAGACGATGAAGGCGACCGGCGGTGAGGACGGTTACTTCCGGAAGTGGGCGGGGCAGCATGCCACCACGCTGGAGGAGCAGCAGCGGCTCGGTGTGCCGAGCGCCTGGCTGGGTGTGGTCGCGCCGACGCTGGCCGCGCTGAACAGCGCGCTGATCCTGTGGATCGGTGGCATGCGCGCGGTGGAGGGCGGCATCTCGGTGGGTCTGCTGGTCGCCTTCCAGGCCCTGGTCACGCGCTTCACCGCACCGATCACCCGGCTCAACGGCGTGGCGGGCCGCATCCAGGACTTCGCCGCCGACGTGGCCCGTCTGAAGGACGTCGAGAACTTCCAGGCCGACCCGCTCTACGGCCGCCCCGGCGCCGGCGACTCCACGCGCCGCCTGCACGGTCACGTCGAACTGCAGAACATCACCTTCGGCTACAACCCGCTCGACAAGCCGCTGCTCACCGGCTTCGACCTGACCGTCGGCCCCGGCCAACAGGTCGCCCTCGTGGGCGGATCCGGCAGCGGCAAGTCCACGGTCTCCCGCCTGATATCGGGCCTGTACACCCCCTGGGAAGGCGTGATCCGCATCGACGGCCGGCGCCTGGACGACATCCCGCGCGGCGCGCTCGCGGCGTCCGTCTCCTTCGTGGACCAGGAGGTCTTCCTGTTCGAGGGCTCGGTCCGCGACAACGTCGCCCTGTGGGATCCCTCGATTCCCGACGACGCCGTCGTGGACGCGCTGCGGGACGCGGCGCTCCACGACGTCGTGACGCGCCGCCCCGGCGGCATCCACAGCAAGGTCGAGCAGGACGGCCGCAACTTCTCCGGCGGGCAGCGTCAACGCCTGGAGATCGCGAGGGCGTTGGTGCGCAGGCCCAGCATCCTGGTGCTCGACGAGGTGACGAGCGCCCTGGACGCGGAGACGGAACAGGTCGTGATGGACAACCTGCGCCGGCGCGGCTGCGCCTGCGTGGTGATCGCGCACCGGCTCAGCACCGTGCGCGACAGCGACGAGATCGTGGTGCTCCAGCACGGCACGATCGTGGAACGCGGACGGCACGAGGAGCTGGTGACGCGCGGTGGCGCGTACGCGGCGCTGGTCAGGGAGCGATGA
- a CDS encoding HlyD family efflux transporter periplasmic adaptor subunit gives MQFRQQALAKLQSPEELDLPVRFARPQGWLVLSVTVVAMAAASVWAVTGSVTSTVGAPAILTHGEGSYILQSPVAGQVTAVLARQGERLPADSPVLKVRTSQGATVVRTVAAGRITGLAATIGQIIQTGANVAAVEKVAKADDPLYATVYVPAENAASIPANAAVDLTVSSVPTQTYGVLRGHVKSVDRSAQSAQQIASFLGDSQLGEQFTKSGRPVAVLVRLDKSSATKSGYRWSSKDGPPFDLTSMTLASGSIRLADQRPVDWLLP, from the coding sequence GTGCAGTTCCGCCAGCAAGCCCTCGCCAAGCTCCAGTCGCCGGAGGAGCTCGACCTTCCGGTGCGTTTCGCCCGCCCCCAGGGCTGGCTCGTGCTGTCCGTGACGGTGGTCGCGATGGCGGCCGCCTCGGTGTGGGCGGTGACCGGTTCGGTGACCTCCACGGTCGGCGCGCCCGCCATCCTCACGCACGGTGAGGGCAGTTACATCCTGCAGAGCCCGGTCGCGGGCCAGGTGACCGCCGTGCTGGCCAGGCAGGGCGAGCGGCTGCCGGCCGACTCCCCGGTGCTCAAGGTCCGTACGAGCCAGGGCGCCACCGTCGTCCGCACGGTCGCGGCGGGCCGGATCACGGGACTCGCCGCCACCATCGGCCAGATCATCCAGACCGGCGCGAACGTCGCCGCGGTGGAGAAGGTCGCCAAGGCCGACGATCCCCTCTACGCCACGGTCTACGTCCCCGCCGAGAACGCGGCCTCCATTCCCGCGAACGCCGCCGTGGACCTGACCGTCTCGTCGGTGCCGACGCAGACGTACGGCGTGCTGCGCGGCCATGTGAAGTCGGTGGACCGCTCGGCCCAGTCGGCCCAGCAGATCGCCTCGTTCCTCGGGGACAGCCAGCTGGGCGAGCAGTTCACCAAGTCGGGCCGCCCGGTCGCCGTACTAGTCCGCCTGGACAAGTCGTCAGCGACGAAGAGCGGTTACCGGTGGTCGTCCAAGGACGGGCCGCCGTTCGACCTCACCTCCATGACCCTGGCCTCGGGTTCCATCCGGCTGGCCGATCAGCGTCCCGTCGATTGGCTGCTGCCGTGA
- a CDS encoding type A2 lantipeptide, whose translation MNSTPRVETVEISDAELDNVSGGLSVNAVNTATGALDGIAPVSGLVDTAVGTIEGVTGLNTAPVTGLVAGL comes from the coding sequence ATGAACTCCACCCCCCGTGTTGAGACCGTCGAGATCTCTGACGCCGAGCTCGACAACGTCTCCGGCGGTCTTTCGGTGAACGCGGTCAACACCGCCACCGGTGCGCTGGACGGCATTGCTCCCGTTTCCGGTCTGGTCGACACGGCCGTCGGCACCATCGAGGGTGTCACCGGCCTGAACACCGCCCCGGTCACGGGCCTGGTCGCCGGTCTCTGA
- a CDS encoding PaaI family thioesterase — protein sequence MTMTTTEADKILSANFAPWVLELGLTVESLADNRATLRLPWSHRLSREGGGLSGQALMAAADTATVIAVSAARGAYGLMTTVQQSTSFQRAVTGSDVLIEAVLTKLGRRMAFADITMTDAESGELAARASTVYALLG from the coding sequence ATGACGATGACCACCACCGAAGCCGACAAGATCCTTTCCGCCAACTTCGCCCCCTGGGTCCTCGAACTGGGCCTGACGGTCGAGTCGTTGGCCGACAACCGGGCCACGCTGCGACTCCCCTGGTCGCACCGCCTGTCGCGGGAGGGCGGGGGGCTGTCGGGGCAGGCGCTGATGGCCGCCGCCGACACGGCCACCGTGATCGCGGTGTCGGCGGCACGCGGGGCGTACGGCCTCATGACGACGGTTCAGCAGTCCACGTCGTTCCAGCGCGCGGTGACGGGTTCGGATGTCCTGATCGAGGCGGTGCTCACCAAGCTGGGCCGCCGTATGGCGTTCGCGGACATCACGATGACCGACGCGGAATCGGGGGAACTCGCGGCGCGCGCGAGCACGGTCTACGCGCTTCTGGGCTGA